The Elusimicrobiota bacterium genome has a window encoding:
- a CDS encoding dihydroorotate dehydrogenase electron transfer subunit — MEKLYQIDSQIVAKKQLAEKHFLITFYSPEIAHSAKPGQFVMIKIDNEKTFLRRPFSICGVNKKTFDIVFKVVGCGTEVLSRCQVGDSLSIIGPLGNCFPSHILHLTSPISLVAGGTGIASLLFLAKHLSTYSLIHISTAVFIGAKTKKEILFKKEFKKLGCKLFISTDDGTLGKKGLISDVFANHLTTYPPNHLSTAVYACGSKPMLKQIAEISKKYKLKCYISLEEKMACGIGACMGCVIKTIKNEKLKMKNNYEYKRVCKDGPIFDAEQIIWE; from the coding sequence ATGGAAAAATTATATCAGATTGACTCACAAATAGTCGCCAAAAAACAACTTGCTGAAAAGCATTTTTTAATTACTTTTTATAGTCCTGAAATTGCTCATTCAGCAAAACCCGGTCAGTTTGTAATGATAAAAATAGACAATGAAAAAACATTTTTACGAAGGCCGTTCAGTATTTGTGGCGTTAATAAAAAAACTTTTGATATTGTTTTTAAAGTTGTAGGCTGTGGCACAGAAGTTCTGAGTAGATGTCAGGTTGGTGATTCGTTAAGTATTATTGGTCCTCTTGGCAATTGTTTCCCATCTCACATCTTACATCTCACATCTCCCATCTCACTTGTCGCCGGTGGAACCGGTATCGCCTCACTTCTATTTCTCGCTAAACACTTATCCACTTATTCACTTATCCACATATCCACTGCCGTTTTTATCGGTGCAAAAACAAAAAAAGAAATTTTGTTCAAAAAAGAATTCAAGAAGCTTGGTTGTAAACTTTTTATCTCTACCGACGATGGCACTTTAGGTAAAAAAGGATTGATTTCTGATGTCTTTGCTAATCACTTAACCACCTATCCACCTAACCACCTATCCACAGCCGTTTACGCTTGCGGCTCAAAACCAATGCTGAAACAAATTGCTGAAATATCAAAAAAATATAAATTAAAATGTTATATCTCGTTAGAAGAAAAAATGGCGTGTGGGATAGGCGCCTGTATGGGCTGTGTGATAAAAACAATTAAAAATGAAAAATTAAAAATGAAAAATAACTATGAATACAAACGGGTTTGTAAAGACGGTCCCATTTTTGATGCTGAACAAATAATTTGGGA